The Thermodesulfovibrionales bacterium sequence TCTGATTTAAAAGACGATAGAGGAAGAAAGATTGCCAGGGAACTTATTGATATTGAAGGAAAACTTTTTCCTGTCGGTAGGCTTGATTACAATTCAGAAGGGTTGATCCTTTTTACTAATGACGGTGAATTTGCAAATATTATAATGCATCCCAAGCATGAGATAGAAAAGGAATACTATGTAAAAGTGAAAGGTAGACTCGAAAGAGAAGACATCCTCCGATTGAGAAAAGGGGTTTTAATTGATAATTCACTTTGTAAGGTAGAAAGAATAGAATTTTTAAAACCATCAATCAAAAACAACTGGTATGTTTTTATTATTAAAGAAGGAAAAAATAGGATGATAAGAAATATGTGCTTAAAAGTCCATCATCCAGTTTTAAAACTAGTGAGGGTCCGTATAGGAAATATAAGGCTAGGTGGGCTTGAACCTGGTCAATACAGGTTATTAACAGAGAAGGAGGTCTCCCAGATTAAGTTAAAAAGACAATAAGATAAAAGTTAACATAATATTCCTTATCAGAACAAATAGATTTTTTTAAAGGGGGCTAAGTTAAGCCCCCTTTTTTATTTTAAAGCTAATCCAAGTACAAACTTTATAAACCTGCAAACCACTCAAAATAAAAAATTATGGATTTTATCACTTATCAAATTTTTCTTTTACACATTCCATAGATTCGTCTATTGCTTTAACAGTTAAATCTAAATCTTCCTCTGTGTGTCTGTATGAGA is a genomic window containing:
- a CDS encoding rRNA pseudouridine synthase; amino-acid sequence: MRLSKFISDYGIASRRKSEEIIKAGRIKVNNETILDPSFDIDCNKDVIMLDDVRIKDNKKTIYIALYKPVKYISDLKDDRGRKIARELIDIEGKLFPVGRLDYNSEGLILFTNDGEFANIIMHPKHEIEKEYYVKVKGRLEREDILRLRKGVLIDNSLCKVERIEFLKPSIKNNWYVFIIKEGKNRMIRNMCLKVHHPVLKLVRVRIGNIRLGGLEPGQYRLLTEKEVSQIKLKRQ